TCAACCAAAGCGAAGTTCAATCTGCTTCGACTGATAATTTTTCTCTTTATATCACATTCTGGCAATGTTCTATTTGATAATCCATTTTCTAGTGAAACACCACTTGCAGTAATGAATGATTTGTCAAAATAGAAATCGTCAATAAACCTTATAGCAGCATCACCAGTTGCTGATATTGTCTTTTTGTTAACGCTACCTGGTATCATGATAAGGTTAGCGTTCAAATCCGTATCTATGACTTTTATAGCAAACAAAAGATTATTGGTAACTATAGTCAAATCATGTTTTTTCTCAATAACTTCAGCAAGATGCATATGAGTTGTCCCTGAGTCTACAAATATGGTATCCCCATCTTTTATATAAGGCTGTGCCAAATCTGCAATTGATATCTTCTTTTCCGAAAGATAGTCTATTCTTGCTTTTATATTAACTAGATTATCATTGATGTTTGCTGTAACATAACCATAGTCCTTTTTTATCTTGTCATCTGCTATTAATTGATTGATGTATCTTCTGACAGTACTCTCCGAAAGCTTGAAGACCTCCATCAATTCTTGAACTTTTA
The window above is part of the Vallitalea guaymasensis genome. Proteins encoded here:
- a CDS encoding DeoR/GlpR family DNA-binding transcription regulator gives rise to the protein MAKKITEVEEYIFKNKEVKVQELMEVFKLSESTVRRYINQLIADDKIKKDYGYVTANINDNLVNIKARIDYLSEKKISIADLAQPYIKDGDTIFVDSGTTHMHLAEVIEKKHDLTIVTNNLLFAIKVIDTDLNANLIMIPGSVNKKTISATGDAAIRFIDDFYFDKSFITASGVSLENGLSNRTLPECDIKRKIISRSRLNFALVDDTKFNQIYPFSFGDIGDFDYLFTNKKPDDKYIDHIKTLKTNIKWSD